A section of the Synechococcus sp. MU1617 genome encodes:
- a CDS encoding cob(I)yrinic acid a,c-diamide adenosyltransferase — protein sequence MPRSIGIVTAADSRERSHGQLHIYDGEGKGKSQAALGVVLRTIGLGICEQRQTRVLLLRFLKGPGRAYDEDAAIEALQQGFPHLIDHLRTGRADHFTADEATRFDRDEAQRGWVIAKGAIASALYSVVVLDELNPVLDLGLLDLEDVVRTLSNRPEGMEIIVTGRAAPAPLVRVADLHSEMRAHRRPGMNDNRVVPLNVSSGIEIYTGEGKGKSTSALGKGLQAIGRGISQDKSHRVLILQWLKGGSGYTEDAAIAALRESYPHLVDHLRSGRDAIVWRGQQEPIDYVEAERAWEIARAAISSGLYKTVILDELNPTVDLELLPVEPILQTLLRKPAETEVIITGRCKNPPAYFDLASIHSEMVCHKHYAEQGVDLKRGVDY from the coding sequence ATGCCTCGAAGCATCGGCATTGTCACCGCAGCGGACAGCCGCGAGCGCAGCCACGGACAGCTGCACATTTATGACGGCGAGGGCAAGGGCAAAAGCCAGGCGGCTCTCGGCGTTGTGCTGCGCACCATTGGACTCGGCATCTGCGAGCAAAGGCAGACCCGGGTGCTGCTGCTGCGGTTCCTCAAAGGCCCAGGACGGGCCTACGACGAAGATGCGGCCATAGAAGCCCTGCAGCAGGGATTCCCCCATCTGATCGACCACCTGCGCACCGGACGGGCCGATCACTTCACCGCCGACGAAGCCACCCGATTCGACCGGGACGAAGCCCAGCGGGGCTGGGTGATTGCCAAGGGGGCAATCGCTAGCGCCCTTTATTCAGTGGTAGTTCTGGACGAATTGAATCCTGTACTGGACCTCGGCCTGCTGGATCTAGAGGATGTGGTCCGCACCCTCAGCAACCGGCCAGAGGGGATGGAGATCATCGTCACCGGCCGGGCCGCGCCAGCCCCGTTGGTGCGTGTAGCCGACCTCCACTCCGAGATGCGAGCCCATCGCCGTCCGGGCATGAACGACAACCGGGTGGTGCCTCTCAATGTGAGCAGCGGCATCGAGATCTACACCGGGGAAGGCAAAGGCAAATCAACCAGTGCACTAGGGAAAGGGCTGCAGGCGATCGGCCGGGGCATCAGCCAGGACAAGAGCCATCGGGTCTTGATCCTGCAGTGGCTCAAAGGCGGCAGCGGCTACACCGAAGATGCGGCGATCGCCGCTCTGCGCGAGAGCTATCCCCACCTGGTGGACCACCTCCGCTCCGGCCGCGATGCCATCGTTTGGCGTGGCCAGCAGGAGCCGATTGATTACGTGGAGGCCGAACGGGCCTGGGAGATCGCACGGGCTGCCATCTCCAGCGGCCTCTACAAAACCGTGATCCTCGATGAGTTGAACCCCACAGTCGACCTGGAGCTGCTGCCCGTTGAACCGATCCTGCAGACCCTGCTGCGCAAACCTGCGGAAACCGAGGTGATCATTACGGGGCGGTGCAAAAACCCGCCCGCCTACTTCGATTTGGCCAGCATCCATTCAGAGATGGTGTGCCACAAGCACTACGCCGAACAGGGCGTCGACCTGAAGCGTGGGGTGGATTACTAA
- the larE gene encoding ATP-dependent sacrificial sulfur transferase LarE, whose product MFRLQEPLADREQQQLADLRHWMASQSSLCVAYSGGVDSTLVAAMAYEAKGDTALAVTGVSPALAPHLLREARDQASWIGIPHRECATAELNDPDYSSNPVDRCFACKRELHHHLQPIAAAAGDALVIDGVNLDDLGDHRPGIDAARQAGVRSPLAELLIDKAAIRALSRALGFPWWDKPAQPCLASRFPYGESISAERLKRVGQAEAWLIARGFSTVRVRSHGLAARIEVPSEQIRAVLALAESEPLVEAFRSLGFTSVNLDLEGLVSGKLNRR is encoded by the coding sequence ATGTTTCGGTTGCAGGAGCCTTTGGCGGATCGAGAGCAGCAGCAGCTGGCGGACCTGCGGCACTGGATGGCTTCGCAGTCTTCCCTGTGTGTGGCCTATTCCGGTGGTGTCGATAGCACCCTGGTGGCGGCGATGGCCTACGAGGCCAAGGGCGATACCGCTCTGGCAGTAACAGGGGTCTCTCCGGCCCTGGCGCCGCATCTGTTGCGGGAAGCCCGTGATCAGGCCTCCTGGATCGGCATTCCGCATCGGGAGTGTGCAACGGCCGAGTTGAACGACCCCGACTACAGCAGCAACCCCGTGGATCGCTGCTTTGCCTGCAAGCGTGAGCTGCATCACCACCTTCAGCCAATCGCCGCGGCGGCGGGTGATGCCTTGGTGATTGATGGGGTCAACCTCGATGACCTCGGCGATCACCGGCCCGGTATTGACGCGGCCCGACAGGCAGGGGTTCGCTCCCCCCTGGCTGAACTGTTGATCGACAAAGCAGCGATCCGGGCTTTGTCTCGGGCCCTTGGTTTTCCCTGGTGGGACAAGCCGGCGCAGCCCTGCTTGGCCTCTCGCTTCCCTTATGGCGAAAGCATCAGCGCTGAGCGGTTGAAGCGGGTAGGCCAGGCGGAAGCTTGGTTGATTGCTAGGGGGTTCAGCACCGTCCGTGTGCGATCCCATGGTCTCGCCGCACGGATTGAGGTGCCAAGCGAGCAGATTCGCGCTGTGCTCGCGCTCGCGGAGAGTGAACCTCTGGTCGAGGCTTTTCGTTCCCTTGGTTTCACCTCCGTCAACCTGGATCTTGAAGGTCTGGTCAGCGGCAAGTTGAACCGCCGCTGA
- the speD gene encoding adenosylmethionine decarboxylase — MEQTLSELHPNPGWGAPEIHATDMVGKHCILELYDCDPSRLDDEAFIRTTITSAAKGAGATLLNLITHQFQPQGVTGLALLAESHISIHTWPESGYAAVDVFTCGDHTMPEQACAILCSELQAKRHALKSFLRETPTAIATGVREPVETPSQLPS, encoded by the coding sequence ATGGAGCAGACCCTCTCTGAACTGCATCCCAACCCGGGATGGGGGGCACCTGAGATTCATGCCACCGACATGGTCGGCAAACACTGCATTCTCGAGCTCTACGACTGCGACCCGAGCCGGCTCGATGACGAAGCATTCATCCGCACAACGATCACCTCAGCAGCCAAAGGCGCTGGTGCGACGCTGCTGAACCTGATCACCCATCAATTTCAACCCCAGGGCGTCACGGGGCTGGCCCTGCTGGCGGAATCCCACATTTCCATCCACACCTGGCCGGAATCCGGCTACGCCGCTGTTGATGTGTTCACTTGTGGTGACCACACCATGCCGGAGCAAGCCTGCGCCATTCTCTGCAGTGAGCTTCAAGCCAAACGGCACGCGCTGAAAAGCTTTCTGCGAGAAACCCCTACGGCCATTGCCACTGGAGTGAGAGAACCTGTGGAAACGCCAAGCCAGCTCCCCAGCTGA
- the recF gene encoding DNA replication/repair protein RecF, producing the protein MRLHRLQLQGFRNHTVLQLELTQPRLLVIGPNGIGKSNLLEAVELLGSLRSHRCSNDRDLIQWDTPQALIRADVGDGDRLELELRRQGGRQARRNGKLLDRQLDLIGPLRCIGFSALDLDLVRGEPALRRQWLDRVVLQLEPVYADLMARLNRLLRQRSQLWRQRQISSAERHALLDAFDVQMALVSTRIHRRRQRALHRLEPIAQRWQTHLSGGTEVLELHYKPGSRLDGEDAEEPWRLAIEEQLRQQREEEERLGSCRVGPHRDEIALLLGGSPARRFGSAGQQRSLVLGLKLAELELVTQLCGEPPLLLLDDVLAELDPTRQQLLLEAVGESHQCLVSATHLEGFGGGWQQQAQILGARELRPDLKIG; encoded by the coding sequence ATCCGGCTCCACAGGCTCCAACTGCAGGGCTTCCGGAACCACACCGTTCTGCAGCTGGAACTGACGCAGCCACGTCTGCTGGTGATCGGACCCAATGGCATTGGCAAGTCCAACCTGCTCGAGGCGGTTGAGCTGCTTGGCAGCCTGCGCTCCCATCGCTGCAGCAATGATCGGGACCTGATTCAGTGGGACACACCCCAGGCCCTGATCCGGGCCGACGTGGGAGATGGGGATCGCCTGGAACTGGAACTGCGGCGCCAGGGAGGCCGTCAGGCCAGACGAAACGGAAAGCTGCTGGATCGCCAGCTCGACCTGATTGGACCACTGCGCTGCATCGGCTTCAGCGCCCTCGATCTTGATCTGGTGCGGGGCGAACCCGCCCTACGCCGCCAGTGGCTGGACCGGGTGGTGCTGCAGCTTGAACCGGTGTATGCCGATCTGATGGCACGGCTGAACCGGTTGTTGCGACAGCGCAGCCAGCTCTGGCGCCAAAGGCAGATCTCCAGTGCCGAACGCCATGCACTTCTCGACGCGTTTGACGTTCAGATGGCGCTGGTGAGCACCAGGATTCACAGGCGACGGCAACGGGCCCTGCATCGGCTGGAACCGATCGCCCAGCGCTGGCAGACCCACCTCAGCGGGGGAACTGAAGTCTTGGAACTGCACTACAAACCCGGCAGCCGGCTCGATGGGGAGGATGCCGAAGAACCCTGGCGACTGGCCATCGAGGAGCAACTGCGCCAGCAGCGGGAGGAGGAGGAACGTCTTGGCAGCTGCCGTGTGGGCCCCCACAGGGATGAGATCGCCCTGTTGCTGGGAGGCAGCCCGGCGCGACGGTTTGGTTCAGCCGGCCAGCAGCGGTCGCTGGTGCTGGGCCTGAAGCTCGCCGAACTGGAGCTGGTGACCCAGCTGTGTGGGGAGCCTCCCCTGCTGCTTCTCGATGACGTGCTTGCCGAACTGGATCCCACCCGCCAGCAGCTCCTGCTCGAAGCTGTGGGCGAATCGCATCAATGCCTGGTGAGCGCCACGCACCTTGAAGGCTTTGGCGGCGGGTGGCAGCAGCAGGCCCAGATTCTCGGAGCAAGAGAGCTGAGACCCGACCTGAAGATCGGATAG